The Paenibacillus sophorae genome has a segment encoding these proteins:
- a CDS encoding methylated-DNA--[protein]-cysteine S-methyltransferase, translating to MSQNTIYRHTLNFGGRAWTLWGGADGLCRLSFQHDTEETAKAWLDRYAPGSGVADDKRPFEEWGVIRLLEDYFAGHRTDFQELPLDLRGTAFQRQVWTALADIPYGAVITYAELAERIGRPKAMRAVGAANGRNPLPVFLPCHRVIGANGTLTGYAGGLRLKQELLELEGIAHVAAAGHERFAF from the coding sequence ATGAGCCAGAATACGATATACCGGCACACTCTTAATTTTGGGGGCCGGGCATGGACGCTGTGGGGCGGCGCAGATGGGCTGTGCCGCCTGTCCTTTCAGCATGATACGGAGGAAACGGCAAAGGCCTGGCTGGATCGCTACGCTCCCGGCAGCGGCGTGGCCGACGATAAACGGCCCTTTGAGGAATGGGGGGTGATTCGTCTGCTGGAGGACTACTTTGCCGGGCATCGTACGGACTTCCAGGAGCTGCCGCTTGATCTCCGGGGAACGGCTTTTCAGCGGCAGGTATGGACGGCGCTGGCCGATATCCCGTATGGCGCGGTCATTACGTACGCGGAGCTGGCGGAGAGGATCGGCCGACCCAAGGCGATGCGCGCCGTGGGCGCGGCGAACGGCCGCAACCCGCTTCCGGTGTTTCTTCCCTGCCACCGGGTCATTGGGGCGAACGGCACTCTGACGGGCTATGCCGGAGGGCTTCGGCTCAAGCAGGAGCTGCTCGAACTCGAAGGAATCGCCCATGTGGCGGCGGCTGGACATGAACGATTTGCTTTTTGA
- a CDS encoding cold-shock protein codes for MYYSRKRPLEDIPEELTAIWSCTNKSCNGWMRDNFVFLVQPTCSLCNSPMEKGEKMLPAVANTSPTQSKQ; via the coding sequence TTGTACTATTCACGGAAAAGGCCTCTGGAGGATATTCCGGAAGAACTCACGGCCATATGGTCCTGTACGAACAAAAGCTGCAACGGTTGGATGAGGGACAATTTTGTCTTTTTAGTTCAGCCCACCTGCTCCTTGTGTAACTCACCGATGGAAAAAGGCGAGAAAATGCTCCCTGCGGTAGCCAATACCAGCCCCACTCAGTCCAAACAGTGA
- a CDS encoding DnaJ C-terminal domain-containing protein: protein MAESDFYSVLGVSKDASKQEIKKAYQKLAKQWHPDVNKDSKAEERFKKIAEAYETLGNEEKRKAYDEALKYGFGRGPSGGEASWESPFGEGWSGSYSFSGADIPDGDLFEMLFGGRGGAERGSFDFFSGGRRPGAGGMGGMGGMMEAQLDVTLEQAYKGGSVSVQAGGRTVTVNIPPRSGDGTVVSVPGSGERGRQGEADMLIVLHIRAHDTYEVSGGDLRGILQIAPWQAVLGGGAKVSLPDGSAVKLKVPAGIRSGKTLRIPGKGLKRENGANGDVLLDIEINVPESVSEAEKQLYQQLEHSSSFQAGAKKRGAEAKRRGTAAG from the coding sequence ATGGCGGAATCCGATTTCTATAGTGTGCTTGGCGTCAGTAAGGATGCATCCAAACAGGAGATTAAAAAAGCGTACCAGAAGCTCGCCAAGCAGTGGCATCCCGACGTGAATAAGGACTCGAAAGCGGAAGAACGCTTCAAAAAAATAGCCGAGGCGTATGAAACGCTTGGGAACGAGGAGAAGCGCAAAGCCTACGACGAAGCTCTAAAATACGGCTTCGGGCGCGGACCATCGGGTGGAGAAGCCTCTTGGGAATCGCCGTTCGGCGAAGGCTGGAGCGGCAGTTATTCTTTCAGCGGCGCGGACATTCCGGACGGCGACCTGTTTGAGATGTTGTTCGGCGGCAGGGGAGGAGCTGAGCGGGGAAGCTTCGACTTTTTCTCGGGCGGAAGGCGTCCGGGAGCCGGCGGAATGGGCGGAATGGGCGGCATGATGGAGGCGCAGCTCGACGTTACGCTGGAGCAGGCCTATAAGGGCGGCAGCGTCAGCGTTCAGGCCGGAGGGCGGACGGTGACTGTGAACATCCCGCCTCGTTCGGGTGACGGTACAGTGGTTTCTGTGCCGGGAAGCGGAGAGCGCGGACGGCAAGGAGAGGCCGATATGCTGATCGTCCTGCATATCCGTGCCCATGACACTTATGAAGTAAGCGGCGGAGACCTGCGGGGAATCCTGCAAATTGCTCCCTGGCAGGCCGTACTTGGCGGAGGAGCGAAGGTATCCTTGCCGGACGGAAGCGCGGTTAAGCTGAAGGTTCCGGCGGGCATCCGGAGCGGCAAGACGCTGCGGATACCAGGCAAGGGGCTGAAGCGGGAAAACGGAGCGAATGGAGACGTGCTGCTTGACATCGAGATCAATGTCCCTGAATCGGTAAGCGAGGCTGAGAAGCAGCTCTACCAGCAGCTTGAGCATTCCTCAAGCTTTCAGGCGGGCGCCAAGAAGCGGGGCGCCGAAGCCAAGCGCCGAGGGACCGCGGCCGGGTGA
- a CDS encoding AroM family protein, with protein MIRTGFEASAALGMITIGQAPRNDVAPYLLRQLEGRARLIQAGVLDGWSEEEIKAKLAPGPGDYALTSRLADGGAAVVARDKVLPILQGKIDAMEVEGIRQILLLCTGVFPGLRTRSSFLIEPDRILTPAVAALVGGRRLGVICPLEEQADSLMDKFAEYGLRPVFAEASPYTGEEEDFGRAAGALQGRADVLLLDCMGYTERHRESIARASGLPVILSNTLMSKLVSEILA; from the coding sequence ATGATACGTACGGGATTCGAAGCATCCGCTGCGCTGGGGATGATTACGATCGGGCAGGCGCCAAGAAACGATGTCGCCCCATACCTTCTGCGCCAGCTTGAAGGCAGAGCCAGGCTTATTCAGGCGGGAGTGCTTGACGGATGGAGCGAGGAGGAGATCAAGGCCAAGCTTGCGCCCGGCCCGGGGGATTACGCTCTAACGTCCAGGTTGGCGGATGGCGGTGCAGCCGTCGTTGCCCGCGACAAGGTGCTTCCCATCCTTCAAGGGAAGATCGACGCGATGGAGGTGGAAGGCATCCGCCAGATTCTTCTGCTCTGCACCGGCGTATTTCCCGGCCTGCGGACCCGTTCGTCCTTTCTGATCGAACCGGACCGGATACTTACCCCGGCGGTGGCCGCTCTTGTCGGCGGACGGCGTCTTGGCGTGATTTGTCCGCTGGAAGAGCAAGCGGACAGCTTGATGGACAAATTCGCCGAGTATGGGCTGCGGCCCGTCTTCGCCGAAGCCTCGCCCTATACTGGAGAGGAAGAAGACTTTGGCAGAGCTGCGGGGGCCCTTCAAGGAAGAGCGGATGTTCTGCTGCTGGATTGCATGGGATATACGGAGCGGCACAGGGAGAGCATAGCCCGCGCCTCCGGGCTGCCAGTTATTCTCTCCAACACGCTGATGAGTAAGCTCGTCTCCGAAATTTTGGCATAA
- a CDS encoding DUF1177 domain-containing protein — protein sequence MVLMQTMTVLEALDSTFVNGEAVGRLFAGFPGVSVSVTTVEGDKGSTDFIKILIPGTDGKSKGGSAPTFGIVGRLGGIGARPSRIGIVSDADGAVAAVASALKLAEMQAKGDSLPGDVIITTHICPDAPTLPHEPVDFMDSPVDILVMNRYEIMPEMEAILSIDTTKGNRVVNHKGIAISPTVKEGYILRVSEDLLRIMEMTTGIPPVTFPVTTQDITPYGNGLYHINSILQPAVATDAPVVGVAVTAQSVVPGCGTGASHEVDIASAVRFAVETAKEVTSGTCSFYNPEEFSRITALYGSMKKLQTQGQGAQVG from the coding sequence ATGGTATTAATGCAGACAATGACTGTGCTTGAAGCGCTCGACAGTACTTTCGTGAACGGAGAGGCGGTGGGCAGACTGTTCGCCGGTTTTCCGGGAGTTTCCGTTAGCGTAACCACGGTGGAAGGCGACAAAGGCAGCACCGATTTTATTAAAATATTGATTCCGGGCACGGATGGCAAAAGCAAGGGCGGAAGCGCCCCGACATTCGGCATTGTGGGCCGTCTCGGGGGAATCGGCGCGCGTCCGAGCCGGATTGGTATTGTCTCCGATGCGGACGGTGCGGTCGCGGCGGTCGCGTCCGCTTTGAAGCTGGCGGAAATGCAGGCTAAAGGAGATTCGCTGCCCGGAGATGTAATCATCACCACGCATATTTGTCCGGACGCCCCTACGCTGCCGCATGAACCCGTTGATTTCATGGATTCTCCGGTCGATATTCTTGTGATGAACCGCTATGAAATCATGCCGGAGATGGAAGCGATTTTGTCCATTGACACGACCAAAGGCAATCGTGTTGTTAATCATAAAGGCATTGCCATCTCACCGACGGTGAAGGAGGGTTATATTCTTCGCGTCAGTGAGGATCTTTTGCGGATTATGGAGATGACCACGGGCATTCCGCCCGTCACTTTCCCTGTAACGACTCAGGACATTACGCCTTACGGGAACGGATTGTATCATATCAACTCGATTCTTCAACCGGCGGTTGCCACAGATGCTCCGGTAGTTGGAGTGGCCGTTACGGCGCAGTCCGTTGTCCCGGGATGCGGAACCGGCGCCAGCCATGAGGTCGATATCGCCTCGGCCGTACGTTTTGCGGTGGAGACGGCCAAGGAAGTGACGTCCGGTACCTGCAGCTTCTACAATCCGGAAGAGTTCAGCCGCATCACGGCGCTGTACGGTTCCATGAAGAAGCTTCAGACTCAGGGACAAGGGGCGCAGGTCGGCTGA
- a CDS encoding sensor domain-containing diguanylate cyclase — protein MKATLTASSAASKFRIGRIGLLVFGLVVALLMLLWSQTADSARLEEAAGLGSLRTNTDLQDDLKIWEDKDGQLTIKDVASPAMDSLFVPYKTSGLGGSIRGSTYWVELDLFNASSRTRELLLELSKPQLSRVTLYQFDDERHFLRQIRTGRSLPFNERVFNHRNFIFDLSFSPESGQRLYFQIQTDTYLQLPMKLWETQSFIESEQHSGLLFGMYYGIMFAMALYNSFLYVSIRDRVYLYYVLFIVSFAIMQAVWDGFAYQYLWPGHPAWDLKSNPVFIVLTCLFTCAFSRSFLSVPKYSPRVDKIICAFIAGLVLTLPSMIFMTPGLCTKLAVYLATASILLCLSAIAAVRFRMRSVFFYTLAWLVLFAGSALNILAAYKLLPLNFLSLYSVRFGSVAETILLSVALADRFNLIKQEKLLEEKQGILLKKLHETTKELTSTYDLDKLLHYTLTSLSNITVCENGFILLKNGEGYVPKTSVGSGLWSGLLFTELETEPFFRALIREKRLVLHSDPDASSFQLHPGAKTCIGIPILYHDRLLGLVVLHSYSLRNFTESEREILRDFAGQVGISIENARLFSEINRMASTDGLTGVYNRSYFLSLANRHLSQCWSLDKPLSLIMVDIDHFKSINDRYGHLAGDKIIQETASRLAELIQPRGIIGRYGGEEFVILLPGIAAEQAYSLAEIMRKSISASAVPFEQMGSVRYTISLGVTSVSPDTSDIKMLIDQADQALYKAKESGRNCVMEFEFKENLA, from the coding sequence ATGAAGGCTACATTAACCGCATCTTCGGCAGCTTCAAAATTCCGTATAGGCCGGATTGGATTGCTCGTATTCGGACTAGTCGTCGCTCTGCTTATGCTTCTCTGGAGTCAGACGGCGGATTCGGCCCGTCTGGAAGAGGCCGCCGGACTCGGCAGCCTCCGTACAAATACGGATCTTCAGGACGATTTGAAAATATGGGAGGACAAAGACGGACAGCTCACGATCAAGGATGTTGCAAGTCCGGCAATGGATTCGTTATTCGTGCCGTACAAGACCAGCGGACTCGGCGGCTCGATTAGAGGTTCGACTTATTGGGTCGAGCTGGACCTGTTCAATGCCTCTTCCAGGACAAGAGAACTTCTGCTGGAACTGAGCAAACCCCAGCTCAGCCGGGTGACCCTGTACCAGTTTGACGACGAACGCCATTTTTTGCGCCAGATCCGCACAGGCAGAAGTCTGCCCTTCAACGAGCGGGTCTTCAATCATCGGAATTTTATTTTCGACCTTTCGTTTTCTCCCGAATCCGGGCAGCGGCTATATTTTCAGATTCAAACCGACACTTATCTTCAGCTTCCGATGAAGCTGTGGGAGACGCAGAGCTTTATCGAAAGCGAGCAGCACTCGGGTCTTCTGTTCGGCATGTATTACGGGATTATGTTCGCAATGGCGCTGTACAACAGCTTTCTTTATGTGTCGATAAGGGACAGGGTTTATCTGTACTATGTGCTCTTTATCGTTTCGTTTGCGATAATGCAGGCGGTTTGGGACGGATTCGCCTACCAATATTTATGGCCGGGGCATCCCGCTTGGGACCTGAAATCCAATCCCGTCTTTATCGTATTGACCTGTCTGTTCACATGTGCGTTCTCGCGGAGCTTCCTGTCGGTTCCGAAATATTCGCCGCGAGTCGACAAAATTATTTGCGCCTTTATAGCCGGACTTGTTCTGACGCTGCCTAGTATGATATTTATGACGCCGGGCTTATGCACCAAATTAGCCGTCTACCTTGCAACCGCCAGCATTTTGCTCTGCCTGTCGGCGATAGCGGCCGTCCGGTTTCGGATGCGATCCGTCTTTTTCTATACTTTGGCATGGCTCGTGCTGTTTGCCGGCTCCGCGCTAAATATTTTGGCCGCTTACAAGCTGCTTCCCTTGAACTTTCTGTCGCTATATTCTGTACGGTTCGGCTCGGTAGCCGAGACCATTCTCTTGTCAGTAGCACTGGCGGACCGCTTTAACCTCATCAAGCAAGAAAAACTGCTGGAAGAGAAGCAGGGAATCCTGCTCAAAAAACTGCATGAAACGACGAAAGAACTGACTTCAACCTACGATTTGGACAAGCTTCTTCATTACACCTTGACCAGCCTGTCCAATATAACCGTCTGCGAGAACGGCTTTATTCTGTTAAAGAACGGGGAAGGGTACGTGCCGAAAACCTCGGTTGGGAGCGGGCTATGGAGCGGACTGCTCTTTACGGAGCTTGAAACGGAACCCTTCTTCCGCGCTTTGATCCGTGAAAAAAGGCTGGTGCTCCACTCTGATCCCGATGCATCCTCCTTCCAGCTTCATCCGGGCGCCAAGACCTGTATCGGAATCCCGATCCTGTACCACGACCGTCTGCTGGGTCTGGTCGTACTGCACAGTTATTCCCTCAGGAACTTTACCGAGAGTGAAAGGGAAATCCTTCGCGATTTTGCAGGGCAGGTCGGCATCTCCATTGAAAATGCCCGCCTGTTCTCGGAGATTAACCGGATGGCCTCAACCGACGGTCTGACAGGGGTGTATAACCGCAGCTATTTTCTCAGTCTGGCCAACAGGCACTTGTCCCAATGCTGGAGCTTGGATAAGCCCTTGTCGCTGATCATGGTCGATATCGACCACTTTAAGAGCATTAATGACCGGTACGGCCATCTTGCCGGTGACAAAATCATTCAGGAAACGGCGAGCCGTCTCGCCGAATTGATTCAGCCCCGCGGCATTATCGGCCGGTACGGCGGCGAGGAATTCGTTATCCTGCTACCCGGTATCGCAGCCGAGCAGGCGTATAGCCTGGCGGAAATCATGCGGAAAAGTATCTCGGCATCCGCCGTCCCGTTCGAGCAAATGGGCAGCGTCAGGTATACAATCAGTTTGGGCGTCACATCCGTTTCGCCGGACACAAGCGACATTAAGATGCTTATCGACCAGGCGGATCAAGCGCTGTACAAAGCCAAAGAAAGCGGAAGAAACTGCGTAATGGAATTTGAGTTTAAGGAAAACCTCGCTTAG
- a CDS encoding cold-shock protein, with product METGTVKWFNADKGFGFIEVEGGSDVFVHFSAIVSEGFKTLDEGQRVEFNIVQGNRGPQAENVVKL from the coding sequence ATGGAAACAGGAACAGTAAAATGGTTTAACGCAGACAAAGGCTTTGGCTTTATCGAAGTTGAAGGCGGCAGCGACGTATTCGTGCATTTCAGCGCAATCGTAAGCGAAGGCTTCAAGACACTTGATGAAGGTCAACGCGTTGAGTTCAACATCGTTCAAGGCAACCGCGGTCCGCAAGCTGAGAACGTCGTTAAGCTGTAA
- a CDS encoding Hsp20/alpha crystallin family protein produces the protein MFDLVPFGKRREEAFGQLTKSLNDMFGDDFFAPFKSSTLSFRTDIRESENAYLIEAELPGFAKEDIEIDYTAPYMTIKAVRKEETTEENQGRQIVRKERRYGEYVRRFYVQDIEENGIRASLKDGLLMLEVPKRQKPQGRRIEIRDGE, from the coding sequence ATGTTTGATTTGGTTCCTTTTGGTAAACGGCGTGAAGAGGCTTTTGGCCAACTGACCAAGTCCTTGAATGACATGTTCGGGGATGATTTCTTCGCTCCGTTCAAGAGTTCCACTTTGTCTTTCCGAACCGATATCCGCGAAAGCGAGAATGCCTACCTGATCGAAGCCGAGCTGCCGGGCTTTGCCAAAGAAGATATCGAGATTGATTACACAGCGCCGTATATGACGATCAAGGCTGTGCGCAAGGAAGAAACCACCGAGGAAAATCAAGGCCGGCAGATTGTCCGCAAAGAACGCCGGTATGGCGAGTATGTGCGCAGATTCTACGTGCAGGATATCGAAGAAAATGGCATCCGCGCTTCGCTGAAGGACGGATTGCTGATGCTTGAAGTGCCGAAGCGGCAGAAACCGCAGGGTAGACGCATTGAGATTCGGGACGGCGAATAA
- the clpB gene encoding ATP-dependent chaperone ClpB codes for MDFNKLTQKLQEAVASAQSLAAGAGHQEIDNPHLLKALLEQHEGLLPRLLQKMNVPVDDLLRRTDELLRRRASVGGAGAGTVRRYASSTLIATLEQAEKEAAAMQDEFVAVEHAVLAMVSGSGGNADIRRIFEAQGVTREKLLQVLAEIRGHQRVTSREPEATYEVLEKYGRDLVAEVRAGKVDPVIGRDGEIRRVIRILSRKTKNNPVLIGEPGVGKTAIVEGLAHRIVRRDVPEGLKDKTIFSLDMSALVAGAKYRGEFEERLQAVLKEIKESDGRIILFIDELHTIVGAGKTEGAMDAGNMLKPMLARGELHCIGATTLDEYRKYIEKDPALERRFQQVMVSEPDVEDTISILRGLKERFEVHHGVKIHDSALVAAGVLSNRYITDRFLPDKAIDLVDEACAMIRTEIDSMPGEMDEVTRRLMQMEIEEAALKKETDDASKRRLESLQRELADLKEKHLEMTARWEKEKSAISGVRELKKKLEQARMDLERAQEEYDLNKSAELSYGIIPDLERQVKAAEEAAQQDGDSRLLREAVTEDEIADIVSRWTGVPVSRLVEGERDKLLRLEETLHERVVGQDEAVSLVSDAVLRARAGIKDPNRPIGSFLFLGPTGVGKTELAKALAAALFDREDGMIRIDMSEYMEKHSVSRLVGAPPGYVGYEEGGQLTEAVRRQPYTVVLLDEVEKAHPDVFNILLQLLDDGRLTDSQGRIVDFKNTIIIMTSNIGSPHLIQGTDDNGDLTPAVKERVMRELRGHFRPEFLNRVDDIVMFKPLSLDEIRQIVGKLVDGLRGRLAERQVGLVLTDEAVRFIAKEGFDPVYGARPLKRFIQRSLETRVARALISGEAGEGSVLKVSEEDGGLTVTIEKPEAAPIGKA; via the coding sequence ATGGACTTCAATAAATTAACGCAAAAGCTGCAGGAGGCAGTTGCATCCGCGCAGTCATTGGCTGCGGGCGCAGGTCACCAGGAGATTGATAATCCGCACCTGCTTAAAGCGCTGCTCGAGCAGCATGAGGGGCTGCTCCCCCGGCTGCTGCAAAAGATGAACGTGCCGGTGGACGATCTGCTGCGCCGCACGGATGAGCTGCTCCGGCGTAGGGCCTCCGTCGGCGGCGCGGGCGCCGGAACGGTGCGGCGGTACGCTTCGTCCACGCTGATCGCCACGCTGGAACAGGCCGAGAAGGAAGCGGCGGCCATGCAGGATGAATTCGTGGCGGTGGAGCATGCCGTGCTGGCGATGGTATCCGGCAGCGGCGGGAATGCGGATATCCGCCGTATTTTCGAAGCCCAGGGCGTGACGCGCGAGAAGCTGCTGCAGGTTTTGGCGGAGATTCGCGGGCATCAGCGGGTGACAAGCCGGGAGCCGGAAGCGACCTATGAGGTGCTGGAGAAGTACGGCCGCGACCTCGTCGCCGAAGTACGGGCGGGCAAGGTTGATCCGGTAATCGGCCGTGATGGCGAGATCCGTCGGGTCATCCGGATTCTCTCCCGGAAGACGAAGAATAATCCGGTGCTCATCGGCGAGCCGGGCGTCGGTAAGACTGCCATCGTGGAAGGCCTGGCCCACCGGATCGTCCGGCGCGACGTGCCGGAGGGATTGAAGGACAAGACGATTTTCTCCCTCGATATGAGCGCGCTTGTCGCCGGTGCGAAGTACCGCGGCGAGTTCGAGGAGCGGCTTCAGGCCGTCCTGAAAGAAATCAAGGAAAGCGACGGCCGGATTATCCTGTTCATCGACGAGCTGCATACGATTGTCGGCGCGGGCAAGACCGAAGGGGCGATGGATGCGGGCAACATGCTGAAGCCGATGCTGGCCCGGGGTGAGCTGCACTGTATCGGCGCGACGACGCTCGACGAGTACCGCAAGTATATTGAGAAGGACCCGGCGCTGGAACGCCGGTTCCAGCAGGTAATGGTCAGCGAACCGGACGTCGAGGATACGATCTCGATTCTGCGCGGCCTGAAAGAGCGGTTCGAGGTGCATCACGGGGTCAAAATCCATGACAGCGCATTGGTCGCGGCGGGCGTGCTGTCGAACCGCTACATTACCGACCGTTTCCTGCCCGACAAGGCGATTGACCTCGTCGACGAGGCCTGCGCAATGATCCGGACGGAGATTGACTCCATGCCGGGCGAAATGGATGAAGTGACGCGGCGGCTGATGCAGATGGAAATTGAAGAAGCCGCGCTCAAAAAAGAGACCGACGACGCCAGCAAACGCCGCCTGGAGTCGCTCCAGCGGGAGCTGGCGGATCTCAAGGAGAAGCATCTGGAAATGACCGCGCGCTGGGAGAAGGAAAAGTCGGCCATTTCCGGAGTCCGTGAGCTGAAGAAGAAACTGGAGCAGGCGCGCATGGATCTGGAGCGCGCCCAGGAAGAATACGACCTGAACAAATCGGCCGAGCTGAGCTATGGCATCATCCCCGACCTTGAACGGCAGGTGAAGGCGGCCGAGGAAGCGGCCCAGCAGGATGGCGATTCCCGGCTGCTCCGCGAGGCGGTGACCGAGGATGAGATCGCCGACATCGTCTCCCGCTGGACCGGCGTTCCGGTCAGCCGGCTCGTCGAGGGCGAGCGAGACAAGCTGCTGCGGCTGGAAGAGACGCTGCATGAACGCGTCGTCGGCCAGGACGAAGCGGTGTCGCTGGTATCTGACGCCGTGCTGCGGGCGAGAGCGGGCATCAAGGACCCGAACCGGCCGATCGGTTCGTTCCTGTTCCTCGGTCCGACCGGCGTCGGCAAGACCGAGCTGGCGAAGGCGCTGGCGGCGGCGTTGTTCGACCGTGAGGACGGAATGATCCGCATCGACATGTCGGAGTACATGGAGAAGCACAGCGTGTCCCGGCTCGTCGGCGCGCCTCCGGGATATGTCGGCTACGAAGAAGGCGGCCAGCTTACGGAAGCGGTGCGGCGCCAGCCATACACGGTCGTCCTGCTGGACGAAGTGGAGAAGGCCCATCCGGACGTGTTCAACATCCTGCTGCAGCTGCTCGATGACGGCAGACTGACGGATTCGCAAGGACGGATTGTCGATTTCAAGAATACGATTATCATCATGACGTCTAACATCGGCTCGCCTCATTTGATTCAGGGCACCGACGATAACGGCGACCTTACGCCCGCGGTCAAGGAGCGCGTTATGCGCGAGCTGCGCGGCCATTTCCGCCCCGAGTTCCTGAACCGGGTAGACGACATCGTGATGTTCAAGCCGCTGTCGCTTGACGAAATCCGGCAGATCGTCGGCAAGCTGGTGGACGGCCTGCGGGGGCGTCTGGCCGAGCGCCAGGTCGGCCTTGTCCTCACGGACGAAGCGGTGCGTTTTATCGCGAAGGAGGGCTTCGATCCCGTATATGGCGCGCGGCCGCTGAAGCGGTTCATCCAGCGCAGCCTGGAAACCCGGGTTGCCCGGGCGCTGATCTCCGGCGAAGCGGGCGAAGGCTCCGTGCTGAAGGTTAGCGAGGAAGACGGCGGACTGACAGTAACGATTGAGAAACCGGAAGCCGCGCCGATTGGCAAAGCGTAA
- a CDS encoding bifunctional transcriptional activator/DNA repair enzyme AdaA: MDQALFDLVYQAVVQRDARYDGIYYTGVRTTGIVCRPSCRARTPKPDNVTFYPSLEEALQAGFRPCKRCRPEEGGPLRPDAVLAAQADAVINAEYGERLTLNSLAERLKVSASHLHRTYKEVTGLTPAAKLDQVRLDKACGLLRLSRMPVSDIGRTVGFRGASHFAAWFHRHAGASPTEYRERVQGGMADEPEYDIPAHS; this comes from the coding sequence ATGGATCAGGCATTATTCGACCTTGTCTATCAGGCTGTCGTCCAGCGCGACGCACGGTATGACGGGATTTACTATACCGGAGTTCGGACCACCGGCATTGTATGCCGGCCATCCTGCCGGGCCAGAACGCCAAAGCCGGACAATGTAACGTTCTATCCGTCGCTGGAGGAGGCGCTTCAGGCGGGCTTCCGCCCATGCAAAAGATGCCGTCCCGAGGAGGGCGGGCCGCTGCGCCCGGACGCCGTACTGGCGGCCCAGGCCGATGCCGTGATCAACGCCGAGTACGGAGAGCGGCTGACGCTGAACAGCTTGGCCGAGCGGCTGAAGGTCAGCGCCTCTCATCTTCACCGCACCTATAAGGAGGTGACCGGACTTACTCCGGCCGCCAAGCTGGATCAGGTGCGGCTGGACAAGGCCTGCGGGCTTCTGCGCCTCAGCCGGATGCCCGTGTCCGATATCGGCAGGACGGTCGGCTTTCGCGGCGCTTCCCATTTTGCCGCCTGGTTTCACCGGCACGCGGGAGCTTCACCTACGGAATACAGAGAACGAGTTCAAGGAGGAATGGCGGATGAGCCAGAATACGATATACCGGCACACTCTTAA
- a CDS encoding DNA-3-methyladenine glycosylase family protein has protein sequence MNDLLFELPLPELFNWEACLEYMARSPLECLYRTDGEGVTRLLRADGAALLVRLTAPDPGLLRVELLEGERPGEAGLEDLAHYIRDWYDLDRDLRPFYKLAEGDPLLGPLTERFRGLRIVGIPDLFEALCWAILGQQVNLAFAYKLKARIAEGYGESVLWSGHRYHLFPPPELLLGAAEEDLCALQLSRSKARTILAVADLMAGGSLSREELLALGSPEEAEARLTAVRGIGPWTAQYVRMRCLRDATAFPTGDVGLHNAVKSALGMDRKPTLPELRKLFAAWQGWEAYATFYLWRVLY, from the coding sequence ATGAACGATTTGCTTTTTGAGCTTCCGCTTCCGGAGCTGTTCAATTGGGAAGCATGTCTCGAATATATGGCGCGTTCACCGCTGGAATGTCTATATAGAACGGATGGCGAAGGGGTCACCCGCCTGCTTCGGGCGGATGGGGCGGCGCTGCTGGTCCGGCTGACAGCCCCCGACCCGGGGCTGCTGCGGGTGGAGCTGCTGGAAGGAGAGCGGCCCGGGGAAGCGGGATTGGAAGACCTGGCGCATTATATCCGCGACTGGTACGACCTGGACCGCGACTTGCGGCCGTTCTATAAGCTGGCGGAAGGCGATCCTTTGCTCGGGCCGCTTACGGAACGTTTCCGGGGCCTGCGTATTGTCGGCATCCCCGATTTGTTCGAGGCCTTGTGCTGGGCGATTCTCGGGCAGCAGGTTAATTTGGCCTTTGCGTATAAGCTGAAGGCGCGGATTGCGGAGGGCTATGGCGAGTCCGTTCTGTGGTCGGGACATCGCTACCATCTGTTCCCGCCGCCGGAGTTGCTTCTTGGCGCGGCGGAGGAGGATTTATGCGCACTCCAGCTTAGCCGGAGCAAGGCGCGGACGATCCTTGCGGTCGCGGATCTTATGGCTGGCGGTTCGCTGAGCCGGGAGGAGCTGCTGGCTCTTGGCTCGCCGGAGGAAGCCGAGGCAAGACTTACAGCGGTGAGGGGAATCGGCCCCTGGACCGCCCAGTACGTGAGGATGCGCTGCCTGCGCGACGCCACGGCTTTTCCCACCGGGGATGTCGGCCTGCACAATGCCGTTAAATCGGCGCTTGGGATGGACAGAAAGCCGACGCTACCTGAACTGCGGAAGCTGTTCGCGGCCTGGCAGGGCTGGGAAGCGTATGCGACCTTTTATTTGTGGCGGGTGCTTTATTAA